One region of Streptomyces capillispiralis genomic DNA includes:
- a CDS encoding pectate lyase family protein codes for MRRSVAVRLSALAATGAVAAATGLAMSTAEASAGASAGTSAAVAAAGATGYATQNGGTTGGAGGQTVRATTGTAIHQALCSRASSSTPIVIQVEGTINHGNTSKVSGGSCSTADGVIELKQISNVTIVGVGNGAVFDQLGIHIRESRNIIIQNVTIRNVKKSGSPTSNGGDAIGMESGVRNVWVDHTTLEASGGESEGYDGLFDMKDNTQYVTLSYSTLRNSGRGGLIGSSESDTSNGYVTFHHNLYENIDSRTPLLRGGIAHIYNNHYKSLNESGINSRAGARAKVDNNYFEDSKDVLGTFYTDAAGYWQVSGNIFDNVTWSEREGDHNPAGPNPTSNTSVSIPYAFTPDAASCVPSVVSQTAGANKGLKVSDGSCTPQTPDPTEPDPTEPDPTDPDPTDPPSGTNLSLGAGADGSSKADGTSYGNVRDGSMSTYWSPAGSTGSVSVKWGTATTVSKVTIREAAGAEGAIRSYRVVNHDTGAVLASGSGAGVIGFPATSLKKITFEITGSSGTPRIAEFETYAS; via the coding sequence ATGAGACGATCAGTCGCAGTACGGCTCTCGGCGTTAGCGGCCACGGGAGCCGTCGCGGCCGCGACGGGGCTGGCGATGTCCACGGCCGAGGCATCCGCCGGAGCATCCGCCGGGACGTCCGCCGCGGTGGCCGCCGCCGGCGCCACCGGTTACGCGACCCAGAACGGCGGCACCACCGGAGGCGCGGGCGGCCAGACGGTCCGTGCCACCACCGGCACCGCGATCCACCAGGCGCTGTGCAGCCGCGCCAGCAGCTCCACCCCGATCGTCATCCAGGTCGAGGGCACCATCAACCACGGCAACACCAGCAAGGTGTCGGGCGGCAGCTGCAGCACCGCCGACGGCGTGATCGAGCTGAAGCAGATCAGCAACGTCACCATCGTCGGCGTGGGCAACGGCGCCGTCTTCGACCAACTGGGCATCCACATCCGGGAGTCCAGGAACATCATCATCCAGAACGTGACGATCCGGAACGTCAAGAAGTCCGGCTCGCCCACGTCGAACGGCGGTGACGCCATCGGCATGGAGAGCGGTGTGCGCAACGTGTGGGTCGACCACACCACGCTGGAGGCGTCGGGCGGCGAGTCGGAGGGCTACGACGGCCTCTTCGACATGAAGGACAACACGCAGTACGTCACCCTCTCCTACAGCACCCTGCGCAACTCCGGCCGCGGCGGCCTCATCGGCTCCAGCGAGAGCGACACCTCGAACGGCTACGTCACGTTCCACCACAACCTGTACGAGAACATCGACTCCCGTACGCCCCTGCTGCGCGGCGGCATCGCGCACATCTACAACAACCACTACAAGAGCCTGAACGAGTCCGGGATCAACTCCCGCGCCGGGGCCCGCGCCAAGGTGGACAACAACTACTTCGAGGACTCCAAGGACGTCCTCGGCACGTTCTACACGGACGCGGCCGGCTACTGGCAGGTCAGCGGCAACATCTTCGACAACGTGACCTGGTCCGAGCGGGAGGGCGACCACAACCCGGCCGGTCCGAACCCGACGTCGAACACCTCGGTGAGCATCCCGTACGCGTTCACGCCGGACGCGGCGAGCTGCGTGCCGAGCGTCGTGAGCCAGACCGCGGGCGCCAACAAGGGCCTGAAGGTGTCGGACGGCAGCTGCACCCCGCAGACCCCGGACCCGACCGAGCCGGACCCCACCGAGCCGGACCCCACGGACCCCGACCCGACCGACCCGCCGAGCGGCACCAACCTCAGCCTCGGCGCCGGCGCCGACGGCAGCAGCAAGGCCGACGGGACGAGCTACGGCAACGTCCGTGACGGCAGCATGAGCACCTACTGGTCGCCGGCCGGCTCGACCGGCTCGGTCTCGGTCAAGTGGGGCACCGCCACCACCGTCTCCAAGGTCACCATCCGCGAGGCGGCGGGCGCCGAGGGCGCCATACGGTCCTACCGGGTCGTCAACCACGACACCGGAGCGGTCCTGGCCTCCGGCAGCGGAGCGGGCGTCATCGGCTTCCCCGCGACCTCCCTGAAGAAGATCACCTTCGAGATCACCGGCTCCTCGGGCACCCCGCGGATCGCCGAGTTCGAGACGTACGCGAGCTAG
- a CDS encoding bifunctional [glutamine synthetase] adenylyltransferase/[glutamine synthetase]-adenylyl-L-tyrosine phosphorylase, with product MTSAPGRRSSTFTRLLRHGFTDPSAAERLLDTDGLTALRNDPVLLEALGATADPDLALLGLVRLLEAQSGATARQELLDTLIAAKPLRDRLLGVLGASAALAEHLARHPSDWQALVTYEPRDLHPGIEEFERGLAGATDPVSLRVAYRRCLLSIAARDVCGTIEVAQTAAELADLATATLRRALGLAAAAAPEDAALCRLAVIAMGKCGGHELNYVSDVDVIFVGEAVDGGDEGKALRAAGRLAAHMMRICSETTVEGSIWPVDANLRPEGRNGPLVRTLASHLAYYQRWAKTWEFQALLKARPVAGDPALGEEYTTALQPLVWQAAERENFVADVQKMRRRVVENIPAAEIDRQLKLGPGGLRDVEFAVQLLQLVHGRADTSLRSGTTLDALKALAAGGYVGRSDAAQLDDAYRFLRSMEHRIQLYRLRRTHLVPEDEADLRRLGRSLDLRTDPVATLHREWKRHASVVRRLHEKLFYRPLLDAVAALAPGEARLSAEAARERLVALGYADPAAALRHLEALASGVSRKAAIQRTLLPVLLGWFADSADPDAGLLTFRKVSDALGKTPWYLRLLRDEGAAAENLARVLSAGRLAPDLLMRAPEAVALLGDGDGGGLTPRSRAHLEQEVLAAVGRADNAVQGVTAARGVRRRELFRTAAADIVGSYGTESQPAEADQGALVDLVGGAVSDLTAATLAGTLRAVVREGWGDTLPTRFAVIGMGRFGGHELGYGSDADVLFVHEPREGVDEREASEAANKVVSEMRRLLQIPSADPPLLIDADLRPEGRSGPLVRTLKSYEAYYRRWSLVWERHALLRAEHVAGDEDLGRRFIELIDPLRYPADGLDDEAVREIRRLKARMESERLPRGADPKLHAKLGPGGLSDVEWTVQLLQLRHGAREPGLRTTRTREALAAARAAGLISEEDAATLDEAWVLATRVRNAVMLVRGRAADTFPTVPRELGAVGRYLGYGPGHAGDMLDAYRRTARRARAVVEELFYGGS from the coding sequence ATGACGTCGGCGCCGGGGCGCAGGAGCAGTACCTTCACGCGGCTGCTGCGGCACGGCTTCACCGATCCGTCGGCCGCCGAGCGCCTGCTCGACACCGACGGGCTGACCGCCCTGCGCAACGACCCCGTGCTGCTGGAGGCCCTCGGCGCCACCGCCGACCCCGATCTCGCGCTGCTCGGGCTGGTGCGGCTGCTGGAGGCGCAGAGCGGCGCCACCGCACGGCAGGAGCTGCTGGACACGCTGATAGCGGCCAAGCCGCTGCGGGACCGGCTGCTCGGGGTGCTCGGCGCCTCCGCCGCGCTCGCCGAGCACCTGGCCCGGCACCCCAGCGACTGGCAGGCGCTCGTCACCTACGAACCCCGCGACCTGCACCCCGGGATCGAGGAGTTCGAGCGTGGCCTCGCCGGTGCCACCGACCCGGTCTCGCTGCGCGTCGCCTACCGCCGCTGTCTGCTGTCCATCGCCGCCCGCGACGTCTGCGGCACGATCGAGGTCGCCCAGACCGCCGCCGAACTCGCCGACCTGGCCACCGCGACCCTGCGCCGCGCGCTGGGGCTGGCCGCTGCCGCCGCGCCCGAGGACGCCGCCCTGTGCCGCCTCGCGGTGATCGCGATGGGCAAGTGCGGGGGACACGAGCTGAACTACGTCTCCGACGTCGACGTGATCTTCGTGGGGGAGGCCGTCGACGGGGGAGACGAAGGCAAGGCGCTGCGCGCCGCCGGCCGGCTGGCCGCGCACATGATGCGGATCTGCTCCGAGACCACCGTCGAGGGCTCCATCTGGCCCGTCGACGCCAACCTGCGGCCCGAGGGCCGCAACGGCCCGCTGGTGCGCACCCTCGCCTCCCACCTCGCCTACTACCAGCGCTGGGCCAAGACCTGGGAGTTCCAGGCGCTCCTCAAGGCCCGTCCCGTCGCCGGTGACCCCGCGCTCGGCGAGGAGTACACGACCGCGCTCCAGCCACTGGTGTGGCAGGCCGCCGAGCGGGAGAACTTCGTCGCCGACGTGCAGAAGATGCGCCGCCGCGTGGTGGAGAACATCCCCGCCGCCGAGATCGACCGCCAGCTGAAGCTCGGGCCGGGCGGCCTCAGGGACGTCGAGTTCGCGGTGCAGCTGCTCCAGCTGGTGCACGGCCGCGCCGACACCTCCCTGCGCAGCGGCACCACCCTCGACGCGCTGAAGGCGCTCGCCGCCGGCGGGTACGTCGGCCGCTCGGACGCCGCCCAGCTCGACGACGCCTACCGCTTCCTGCGCTCCATGGAGCACCGCATCCAGCTCTACCGGCTGCGCCGCACCCACCTCGTCCCCGAGGACGAGGCCGACCTGCGCCGCCTGGGCCGCTCCCTGGACCTGCGCACCGACCCGGTCGCCACCCTCCACCGCGAATGGAAGCGGCACGCCTCCGTCGTACGGCGGCTGCACGAGAAGCTGTTCTACCGGCCGCTGCTCGACGCGGTCGCCGCGCTCGCCCCCGGCGAGGCCCGGCTCAGCGCGGAGGCCGCCCGCGAGCGCCTGGTCGCCCTCGGCTACGCGGACCCCGCCGCCGCGCTGCGGCACCTGGAGGCGCTGGCGTCCGGGGTCAGCCGCAAGGCGGCCATCCAGCGCACCCTGCTGCCGGTGCTGCTGGGCTGGTTCGCGGACTCCGCCGACCCGGACGCCGGACTGCTCACCTTCCGCAAGGTCTCCGACGCGCTCGGCAAGACCCCCTGGTACCTGCGGCTGCTGCGCGACGAGGGGGCCGCCGCCGAGAACCTGGCCCGCGTGCTCTCCGCCGGGCGGCTCGCCCCCGACCTGCTGATGCGCGCCCCCGAGGCGGTCGCCCTGCTCGGCGACGGGGACGGCGGGGGACTCACCCCCCGCTCCCGCGCCCACCTGGAGCAGGAGGTCCTCGCCGCCGTCGGCCGCGCGGACAACGCCGTCCAGGGCGTCACCGCCGCCCGCGGGGTGCGCCGCCGCGAGCTGTTCCGCACGGCGGCGGCGGACATCGTCGGCTCCTACGGCACCGAGTCCCAGCCTGCCGAGGCCGACCAGGGCGCGCTGGTGGACCTGGTCGGCGGCGCCGTGTCCGACCTGACCGCCGCCACCCTCGCCGGCACGCTGCGCGCCGTGGTCCGCGAGGGCTGGGGGGACACCCTGCCCACCCGGTTCGCGGTCATCGGCATGGGCCGCTTCGGCGGGCACGAGCTGGGCTACGGCTCCGACGCGGACGTCCTGTTCGTGCACGAACCGCGCGAGGGCGTGGACGAGCGGGAGGCGTCCGAGGCGGCCAACAAGGTCGTCTCCGAGATGCGCCGGCTGCTGCAGATCCCCAGCGCCGACCCGCCGCTGCTCATCGACGCCGACCTGCGCCCGGAGGGCAGGTCCGGCCCCCTGGTGCGCACCCTGAAGTCGTACGAGGCGTACTACCGGCGCTGGTCGCTGGTGTGGGAGCGGCACGCGCTGCTGCGCGCCGAGCACGTCGCCGGGGACGAGGACCTGGGCCGCCGCTTCATCGAGCTGATCGACCCGCTGCGCTACCCGGCCGACGGGCTCGACGACGAGGCGGTGCGGGAGATCCGGCGACTGAAGGCCCGGATGGAGTCCGAGCGGCTGCCGCGCGGTGCCGACCCCAAGCTGCACGCCAAGCTCGGCCCGGGCGGGCTGTCCGACGTGGAGTGGACCGTGCAGCTGCTCCAACTGCGGCACGGCGCTCGGGAGCCGGGACTGCGCACCACCAGGACGCGCGAGGCGCTGGCCGCCGCCCGTGCCGCCGGGCTGATCTCCGAGGAGGACGCCGCCACCCTCGACGAGGCCTGGGTGCTCGCCACCCGGGTGCGCAACGCGGTGATGCTGGTCCGCGGCCGGGCGGCGGACACCTTCCCCACCGTCCCCCGGGAACTGGGGGCCGTCGGCCGCTACCTGGGCTACGGCCCCGGCCACGCGGGCGACATGCTCGACGCGTACCGGCGTACGGCGCGCAGGGCGCGGGCCGTGGTGGAGGAGCTGTTCTACGGCGGGTCGTAG
- a CDS encoding extracellular solute-binding protein: protein MRRGIAATALVASLALAATACGGDSDSGDEAGGPVTITWWDTSNATNEAPTYQALVKEFEAANKDIKVKYVNVPFDQAQNKFDTAAGSKGAPDVLRSEVGWTPAFAKKGFFVPLDGTEALAEQDKFQPNLIEQAKYEGKTYGVPFTTDTLAFVYNKELFEKAGVEAPKTWDDLKKAAATIKDKTGVDGYWGSTAGYYAQPFLYGEGTDMVDADAKKVTVKSPEAEKAYGTWLDLFDGKGLHKADTTADAYAHIQDAFVNGKVASIIQGPWEITNFYKGSAFKDRNNLGIATVPAGSTGKAGAPTGGHNLSVYAGSTEDKQQAALKFVKFMTSAKAQETIALKNSTLPTRDDAYTAEVKTDPGIAGYQTVLPAAQPRPALPEYSSLWGPMDDELPQIAGGKESLDKGLGDAETAIAKLVPDFSK from the coding sequence ATGCGGCGTGGCATAGCGGCCACCGCGCTGGTGGCGTCCCTCGCCCTCGCGGCGACGGCCTGCGGCGGAGACAGCGACAGCGGCGACGAGGCCGGCGGCCCGGTCACCATCACCTGGTGGGACACCTCCAACGCGACCAACGAGGCGCCGACGTACCAGGCCCTGGTCAAGGAGTTCGAGGCCGCCAACAAGGACATCAAGGTCAAGTACGTCAACGTCCCCTTCGACCAGGCGCAGAACAAGTTCGACACCGCCGCCGGTTCCAAGGGCGCCCCCGACGTGCTGCGCTCCGAGGTCGGCTGGACCCCCGCCTTCGCCAAGAAGGGCTTCTTCGTGCCGCTGGACGGCACCGAGGCCCTCGCCGAGCAGGACAAGTTCCAGCCCAACCTGATCGAGCAGGCCAAGTACGAGGGCAAGACCTACGGCGTCCCGTTCACCACGGACACCCTGGCCTTCGTCTACAACAAGGAACTGTTCGAGAAGGCCGGCGTCGAGGCGCCCAAGACCTGGGACGACCTGAAGAAGGCCGCCGCCACCATCAAGGACAAGACCGGCGTCGACGGCTACTGGGGCTCCACCGCCGGCTACTACGCCCAGCCGTTCCTGTACGGCGAGGGCACCGACATGGTCGACGCCGACGCCAAGAAGGTCACCGTGAAGTCGCCGGAGGCCGAGAAGGCGTACGGCACCTGGCTGGACCTCTTCGACGGCAAGGGCCTGCACAAGGCCGACACCACCGCCGACGCCTACGCCCACATCCAGGACGCGTTCGTCAACGGCAAGGTCGCCTCGATCATCCAGGGCCCGTGGGAGATCACCAACTTCTACAAGGGCTCCGCGTTCAAGGACAGGAACAACCTCGGCATCGCCACCGTCCCGGCCGGCTCCACCGGCAAGGCGGGGGCCCCGACCGGCGGCCACAACCTGTCCGTCTACGCCGGCTCCACCGAGGACAAGCAGCAGGCCGCGCTGAAGTTCGTGAAGTTCATGACCTCCGCCAAGGCGCAGGAGACCATCGCGCTGAAGAACTCCACGCTGCCCACGCGCGACGACGCCTACACCGCCGAGGTCAAGACCGACCCGGGCATCGCCGGCTACCAGACGGTCCTCCCGGCCGCCCAGCCGCGCCCGGCCCTGCCCGAGTACAGCTCGCTGTGGGGGCCGATGGACGACGAGCTGCCCCAGATCGCGGGCGGCAAGGAGTCCCTGGACAAGGGCCTGGGCGACGCGGAGACCGCGATCGCCAAGCTGGTGCCGGACTTCAGCAAGTAA
- a CDS encoding VOC family protein yields the protein MDMTLEVIPLPVSDIDRARDFYRDKVGFHVDIDQEVMPGLRIVQLTPPGSGCSIALGDGLWKMTPGPTPEPGSYQGLQLCVADIRAAHAELVARGLDVSEPVQYAPSDGATFMYFKDPDGNGWSVQEYRRRAEEPLHKVLGDLAGA from the coding sequence ATGGACATGACCCTCGAAGTGATCCCGCTCCCGGTGAGCGACATCGACCGGGCCCGGGACTTCTACCGGGACAAGGTCGGCTTCCACGTCGACATCGACCAGGAGGTCATGCCGGGCCTGCGCATCGTCCAGCTGACCCCGCCGGGCTCCGGCTGCTCGATCGCCCTCGGCGACGGCCTGTGGAAGATGACCCCCGGTCCCACCCCGGAGCCCGGCTCCTACCAGGGGCTCCAGCTCTGCGTCGCCGACATCCGGGCGGCCCACGCCGAACTGGTCGCGCGGGGCCTGGACGTCTCCGAACCGGTCCAGTACGCCCCGTCCGACGGCGCCACGTTCATGTACTTCAAGGACCCGGACGGCAACGGCTGGTCCGTCCAGGAGTACCGGCGCCGTGCGGAGGAGCCGCTGCACAAGGTGCTGGGGGACCTGGCGGGGGCGTAA
- the glnA gene encoding type I glutamate--ammonia ligase — MDKQQEFVLRTLEERDIRFVRLWFTDVLGFLKSVAVAPAELEQAFDEGIGFDGSAIEGFARVYESDMIAKPDPSTFQILPWRAEAPGTARMFCDILMPDGSPSFADPRYVLKRALARTSDLGFTFYTHPEIEFFLLKNKPVDGSRPTPADNSGYFDHTPQNVGMDFRRQAITMLESMGISVEFSHHEGAPGQQEIDLRYADALSTADNIMTFRLVMKQVALEQGVQATFMPKPFSEHPGSGMHTHLSLFEGDRNAFYESGAEYQLSKVGRSFIAGLLRHAAEISAVTNQWVNSYKRIWGGTERTAGAGGEAPSYICWGHNNRSALVRVPMYKPGKTGSARVEVRSLDSGANPYLAYALLLAAGLKGIEEGYELPPGAEDDVWALSDAERRALGIEPLPQNLGEALTLMERSDLVAETLGEHVFDFFLRNKKQEWEEYRSEVTAFELRKNLPVL; from the coding sequence ATGGACAAGCAGCAGGAGTTCGTGCTCCGGACGTTGGAGGAGCGCGACATCCGGTTCGTGCGCCTGTGGTTCACCGACGTGCTGGGCTTCCTGAAGTCCGTGGCCGTCGCCCCCGCCGAGCTGGAGCAGGCGTTCGACGAGGGCATCGGCTTCGACGGCTCCGCCATCGAGGGCTTCGCCCGGGTGTACGAGTCCGACATGATCGCCAAGCCGGACCCGTCGACCTTCCAGATCCTCCCGTGGCGCGCCGAGGCCCCCGGTACGGCCCGCATGTTCTGCGACATCCTGATGCCGGACGGCTCCCCGTCCTTCGCGGACCCGCGCTACGTCCTCAAGCGCGCGCTGGCCCGCACCTCCGACCTGGGCTTCACCTTCTACACCCACCCGGAGATCGAGTTCTTCCTGCTGAAGAACAAGCCGGTCGACGGCAGCCGCCCGACCCCCGCGGACAACTCGGGCTACTTCGACCACACCCCGCAGAACGTGGGCATGGACTTCCGCCGCCAGGCGATCACGATGCTGGAGTCGATGGGCATCTCGGTGGAGTTCTCCCACCACGAGGGCGCCCCCGGCCAGCAGGAGATCGACCTGCGCTACGCGGACGCGCTCTCGACGGCGGACAACATCATGACGTTCCGCCTGGTCATGAAGCAGGTGGCGCTGGAGCAGGGCGTCCAGGCGACCTTCATGCCGAAGCCCTTCTCCGAGCACCCGGGCTCCGGCATGCACACCCACCTCTCCCTCTTCGAGGGCGACCGCAACGCCTTCTACGAGTCCGGCGCGGAGTACCAGCTCTCCAAGGTCGGCCGTTCCTTCATCGCGGGCCTGCTGCGGCACGCGGCGGAGATCTCGGCGGTCACCAACCAGTGGGTCAACTCCTACAAGCGCATCTGGGGCGGCACCGAGCGCACGGCCGGCGCCGGCGGCGAGGCCCCGTCGTACATCTGCTGGGGCCACAACAACCGCTCGGCCCTGGTCCGGGTGCCGATGTACAAGCCCGGCAAGACCGGCTCCGCCCGCGTGGAGGTCCGCTCCCTGGACTCCGGCGCCAACCCTTACCTGGCCTACGCGCTGCTCCTGGCGGCCGGCCTGAAGGGCATCGAGGAGGGCTACGAGCTCCCGCCGGGCGCCGAGGACGACGTGTGGGCCCTCTCCGACGCGGAGCGCCGCGCCCTCGGCATCGAGCCGCTCCCGCAGAACCTGGGCGAGGCCCTGACCCTGATGGAGCGCAGCGACCTGGTCGCCGAGACCCTCGGCGAGCACGTCTTCGACTTCTTCCTCCGCAACAAGAAGCAGGAGTGGGAGGAGTACCGCTCCGAGGTCACCGCGTTCGAGCTGCGCAAGAACCTGCCGGTGCTGTAG
- a CDS encoding LacI family DNA-binding transcriptional regulator, with amino-acid sequence MTTRLADIAAQAGVSEATVSRVLNGKPGVASTTRQSVLAALDVLGYERPVRLRQRSEGLVGLITPELENPIFPALAQVIGQALTRQGYTPVLATQTPGGSTEDELTEMLVDRGVAGIIYVSGLHADTTADMQRYERLRAQGVPFVLVDGFSPKVQAPFISPDDRAAMALAVTHLASLGHTRIGLALGPKRFVPVQRKIEGFVRTVQEQLGLSAATVETELIQHSLYTLEGGQAAANALMDRDCTAVVCASDMMALGAIRAARQRGLDVPKDVSVVGFDDSPLIAFTDPPLTTVRKPVPAMGQAAVRTLLEEIGGTPAPHSEFVFMPELVVRGSTASAPGDRNRP; translated from the coding sequence GTGACCACAAGGCTTGCTGATATCGCTGCTCAGGCGGGGGTGAGCGAGGCGACCGTCAGCCGGGTCCTGAACGGCAAGCCGGGCGTCGCCTCCACCACCCGCCAGTCCGTGCTCGCCGCGCTCGACGTACTGGGCTACGAGCGCCCGGTGCGGCTGCGGCAGCGCAGCGAGGGCCTGGTCGGTCTGATCACCCCCGAGCTGGAGAACCCGATCTTCCCGGCGCTGGCCCAGGTCATCGGGCAGGCGCTGACCCGCCAGGGCTACACCCCGGTGCTCGCCACCCAGACCCCGGGCGGGTCGACGGAGGACGAGCTGACGGAGATGCTCGTGGACCGCGGGGTGGCGGGCATCATCTACGTCTCCGGACTGCACGCGGACACCACCGCCGACATGCAGCGCTACGAGCGACTGCGCGCCCAGGGCGTGCCGTTCGTGCTCGTGGACGGCTTCTCGCCGAAGGTGCAGGCGCCGTTCATCTCCCCCGACGACCGGGCGGCGATGGCGCTCGCGGTCACCCACCTCGCCTCCCTCGGCCACACCCGGATCGGGCTGGCGCTCGGGCCGAAGCGGTTCGTGCCGGTGCAGCGCAAGATCGAGGGGTTCGTGCGCACTGTGCAGGAACAGCTGGGGCTGAGCGCCGCCACGGTCGAGACCGAGCTGATCCAGCACTCCCTCTACACCCTGGAGGGCGGCCAGGCCGCCGCCAACGCGCTGATGGACCGCGACTGCACCGCGGTGGTGTGCGCGAGCGACATGATGGCGCTCGGCGCCATACGGGCGGCGCGGCAGCGCGGCCTGGACGTGCCGAAGGACGTCTCGGTGGTCGGCTTCGACGACTCCCCGCTGATCGCCTTCACCGATCCGCCGCTCACCACGGTCCGCAAGCCCGTCCCGGCCATGGGTCAGGCGGCGGTGCGCACGCTGCTGGAGGAGATCGGTGGAACGCCCGCCCCGCACAGCGAGTTCGTGTTCATGCCGGAACTGGTGGTGCGCGGTTCGACCGCTTCGGCCCCTGGGGACCGGAATCGTCCCTAG
- a CDS encoding phosphatase PAP2 family protein has protein sequence MGDTTVTTLEGLERAVPHPVAEETGRTFLRRPRVPRRPRLWFEILLIAVSYWTYSLVRNAVPEQRAEALRNADWIWRLEQQLGTAFEQSVNHAVNSVTWLVVGMNYYYATLHFVVTLGVLVWLYRSHPGRYAATRTVLFTTTGIALAGYYLYPLAPPRLMNGQDFVDTVLVHETWGSMASGDLKNMSNQYAAMPSMHIGWSVWCGLTIFALAAVPWARVLGALYPVATLVVIVATANHFWMDAVGGVLCLAFGYGVARVWYGSRPYSLPRLVPGREKREQGTVPVPKQG, from the coding sequence ATGGGTGACACGACCGTGACAACGCTGGAAGGCCTGGAAAGGGCCGTTCCGCATCCCGTCGCGGAAGAAACGGGGCGGACCTTCCTGCGCCGCCCCCGCGTCCCCCGCCGGCCCCGGCTGTGGTTCGAGATCCTGCTGATCGCGGTGAGTTACTGGACGTACTCGCTCGTCCGCAACGCGGTGCCGGAACAGCGGGCCGAGGCGCTGCGCAACGCCGACTGGATCTGGCGGCTGGAGCAGCAACTCGGCACGGCCTTCGAGCAGTCCGTCAACCACGCCGTGAACTCGGTGACTTGGCTCGTCGTCGGCATGAACTACTACTACGCCACCCTGCACTTCGTGGTGACGCTGGGTGTCCTGGTGTGGCTCTACCGTAGTCATCCCGGCCGGTACGCGGCGACCCGGACGGTCCTGTTCACCACCACCGGCATCGCCCTGGCCGGCTACTACCTGTATCCGCTCGCCCCGCCCCGGCTGATGAACGGCCAGGACTTCGTCGACACCGTCCTGGTGCACGAGACATGGGGGTCGATGGCCTCCGGCGACCTGAAGAACATGTCCAACCAGTACGCCGCGATGCCGTCGATGCACATCGGCTGGTCGGTCTGGTGCGGACTGACGATCTTCGCGCTGGCCGCGGTCCCGTGGGCGCGCGTCCTGGGCGCGCTGTACCCGGTGGCCACGCTGGTGGTCATCGTCGCCACCGCCAACCACTTCTGGATGGACGCGGTGGGCGGCGTGCTGTGCCTCGCCTTCGGCTACGGGGTCGCCCGGGTCTGGTACGGCAGCCGGCCGTACTCGCTGCCGAGGCTGGTGCCCGGCCGGGAGAAACGGGAACAGGGCACCGTCCCGGTGCCGAAGCAGGGCTGA
- a CDS encoding globin domain-containing protein: MLSEQSATVVRATLPAVGASLGEISERFYTGMFAARPELLRDLFNRGNQASGTQRQALAGSIAAFATHLLDHPDQRPDAMLGRIAHKHASLGITPDQYAIVHKHLFAAIADVLGEAVTPEVAAAWDEVYWLMANALTAIEKRLYEERGGHQWRTWEVVERITETADVVTFRLRPADGGPVRAFRAGQYVSVRVTLADGARQIRQYSLSGAPDPDARQFSVKRVHADPAPEGEVSHHLHARVRAGDVLELSEAHGDLVLDTDADTPLLLASAGIGVTPITAMLAHLAESGHRAPVTVVHGDRSPADHALRADHEAFPAKLPDATVRFWYEQDAPEGAHTGYVDLAQVPVAPATHAYLCGPLPFMRAVREQLIGKGVAPAHIHYEVFGPDLWLAS; encoded by the coding sequence ATGCTGTCCGAGCAGTCCGCCACCGTCGTCCGCGCTACCCTTCCCGCCGTCGGCGCGTCCCTCGGCGAGATCAGCGAGCGCTTCTACACCGGGATGTTCGCCGCCCGCCCCGAGCTGCTGCGCGACCTGTTCAACCGCGGAAACCAGGCCTCCGGCACCCAGCGCCAGGCCCTCGCTGGATCGATCGCGGCGTTCGCCACGCACCTGCTGGACCACCCGGACCAGCGGCCCGACGCGATGCTGGGGCGCATCGCCCACAAGCACGCCTCCCTCGGCATCACCCCGGACCAGTACGCGATCGTCCACAAGCACCTGTTCGCCGCCATCGCCGACGTCCTGGGCGAGGCCGTCACCCCCGAGGTCGCCGCCGCCTGGGACGAGGTCTACTGGCTGATGGCGAACGCCCTGACCGCCATCGAGAAGCGGCTGTACGAGGAGCGCGGCGGGCACCAGTGGCGGACCTGGGAGGTCGTCGAACGGATCACCGAGACCGCCGACGTCGTGACCTTCCGGCTGCGCCCGGCCGACGGCGGCCCGGTGCGCGCCTTCCGCGCGGGGCAGTACGTCTCCGTCCGCGTCACCCTCGCGGACGGCGCCCGGCAGATACGGCAGTACAGCCTCTCCGGGGCCCCCGACCCCGACGCGCGGCAGTTCAGCGTCAAGCGCGTGCACGCGGACCCGGCCCCCGAGGGCGAGGTGTCCCACCACCTGCACGCCCGCGTGCGGGCCGGTGACGTTCTGGAGCTGTCCGAGGCCCACGGCGACCTGGTCCTCGACACCGACGCGGACACCCCGCTGCTGCTGGCCTCCGCCGGGATCGGCGTGACCCCGATCACCGCGATGCTGGCGCACCTCGCCGAGAGCGGGCACCGCGCCCCGGTCACCGTCGTGCACGGCGACCGCTCCCCCGCCGACCACGCCCTGCGCGCGGACCATGAGGCGTTCCCGGCCAAGCTGCCGGACGCGACCGTGCGCTTCTGGTACGAGCAGGACGCCCCCGAGGGTGCCCACACCGGCTACGTCGACCTCGCGCAGGTGCCGGTCGCGCCGGCCACGCACGCGTACCTGTGCGGTCCGCTGCCGTTCATGCGGGCGGTGCGCGAGCAGCTGATCGGCAAGGGCGTGGCGCCGGCCCACATCCACTACGAGGTGTTCGGCCCCGACCTGTGGCTGGCCAGCTAG